The following proteins come from a genomic window of Phycodurus eques isolate BA_2022a chromosome 9, UOR_Pequ_1.1, whole genome shotgun sequence:
- the zdhhc15b gene encoding palmitoyltransferase ZDHHC15B isoform X1, whose amino-acid sequence MALSRGLRCCQRVFSWIPVLIIASVVLWSYYAYVFQLCLFTLSNTLEKVAYLLVFHVCFGMFSWTYWKSIFTPAASPCKKFQLSYSDKQRYEMEERPNAQKQILVEIAKKLPIHTRAQSGAIRFCDRCQVLKPDRCHHCSVCETCVLKMDHHCPWVNNCVGFSNYKFFLLFLFYSMLYCIYIAATVFQYFIKFWVVSVITSCNKQYILDHHLFCLNMLSQGDLPNGPAKFHVLFLMFVALMFFVSLMFLFGYHCWLVVKNRSTLEAFSAPFFVNGPDRQGFNIGIRKNLQQVFGKDRRLWFIPVFTSQGNGHYFPLNRSECQNPLLANEEMWEESDDASEEGSWVEDQDPSVSVEMED is encoded by the exons ATGGCGCTCTCGAGAGGTTTGCGATGCTGTCAAAGGGTTTTCTCGTGGATTCCCGTGCTTATTATTGCCTCCGTGGTGCTGTGGTCGTACTACGCTTACGTATTTCAACTATGCCTAT TCACCCTGTCAAACACGTTGGAAAAGG TGGCCTATTTACTGGTATTCCATGTGTGCTTTGGGATGTTTTCCTGGACCTACTGGAAGTCCATCTTTACTCCTGCTGCATCACCATGCAAGAAG tttcaGCTGTCATACTCAGACAAGCAAAGGTACGAGATGGAGGAGAGGCCAAATGCACAGAAACAAATTCTTGTTGAGATTGCCAAGAAACTGCCCATACACACTCGTGCTCAGTCTGGAG CCATCAGGTTCTGCGACCGCTGCCAGGTGCTGAAGCCTGACCGCTGTCACCACTGCTCGGTCTGCGAAAC gtGTGTTTTGAAAATGGACCACCACTGTCCCTG GGTGAACAACTGTGTTGGATTTTCCAACTACAAGTTTTTCCTGCTTTTCCTGTTCTATTCAATGCTGTACTGCATATACATAGCAGCCACAGTCTTTCAGTATTTCATTAAATTCTGGGTGGTAAGTGTCATCACAAGTTGTAACAAGCAGTACATTTTAGACCACCATTTATTCTGCTTGAATATGCTTTCCCAGGGGGACTTGCCAAATGGGCCAGCGAAGTTCCACGTCCTTTTCCTCATGTTTGTGGCACTCATGTTTTTTGTTAGTCTCATGTTCCTCTTCGGTTACCACTGTTGGTTGGTTGTGAAAAACAGATCAACTTTAG AGGCCTTTTCAGCTCCATTCTTTGTCAACGGACCAGATAGACAGGGTTTCAATATTGGCATACGCAAAAATCTGCAGCAAGTATTTGGAAAAGACAGGAGACTGTGGTTCATCCCCGTTTTCACAAG CCAAGGGAATGGACACTACTTCCCCTTGAATCGGAGTGAGTGTCAGAACCCCTTACTGGCAAACgaggagatgtgggaggaatcagATGATGCCTCTGAAGAAGGAAGCTGGG TTGAGGATCAAGACCCTTCTGTTTCTGTAGAGATGGAGGACTAG
- the zdhhc15b gene encoding palmitoyltransferase ZDHHC15B isoform X2: MALSRGLRCCQRVFSWIPVLIIASVVLWSYYAYVFQLCLFTLSNTLEKVAYLLVFHVCFGMFSWTYWKSIFTPAASPCKKFQLSYSDKQRYEMEERPNAQKQILVEIAKKLPIHTRAQSGAIRFCDRCQVLKPDRCHHCSVCETCVLKMDHHCPWVNNCVGFSNYKFFLLFLFYSMLYCIYIAATVFQYFIKFWVGDLPNGPAKFHVLFLMFVALMFFVSLMFLFGYHCWLVVKNRSTLEAFSAPFFVNGPDRQGFNIGIRKNLQQVFGKDRRLWFIPVFTSQGNGHYFPLNRSECQNPLLANEEMWEESDDASEEGSWVEDQDPSVSVEMED; this comes from the exons ATGGCGCTCTCGAGAGGTTTGCGATGCTGTCAAAGGGTTTTCTCGTGGATTCCCGTGCTTATTATTGCCTCCGTGGTGCTGTGGTCGTACTACGCTTACGTATTTCAACTATGCCTAT TCACCCTGTCAAACACGTTGGAAAAGG TGGCCTATTTACTGGTATTCCATGTGTGCTTTGGGATGTTTTCCTGGACCTACTGGAAGTCCATCTTTACTCCTGCTGCATCACCATGCAAGAAG tttcaGCTGTCATACTCAGACAAGCAAAGGTACGAGATGGAGGAGAGGCCAAATGCACAGAAACAAATTCTTGTTGAGATTGCCAAGAAACTGCCCATACACACTCGTGCTCAGTCTGGAG CCATCAGGTTCTGCGACCGCTGCCAGGTGCTGAAGCCTGACCGCTGTCACCACTGCTCGGTCTGCGAAAC gtGTGTTTTGAAAATGGACCACCACTGTCCCTG GGTGAACAACTGTGTTGGATTTTCCAACTACAAGTTTTTCCTGCTTTTCCTGTTCTATTCAATGCTGTACTGCATATACATAGCAGCCACAGTCTTTCAGTATTTCATTAAATTCTGGGTG GGGGACTTGCCAAATGGGCCAGCGAAGTTCCACGTCCTTTTCCTCATGTTTGTGGCACTCATGTTTTTTGTTAGTCTCATGTTCCTCTTCGGTTACCACTGTTGGTTGGTTGTGAAAAACAGATCAACTTTAG AGGCCTTTTCAGCTCCATTCTTTGTCAACGGACCAGATAGACAGGGTTTCAATATTGGCATACGCAAAAATCTGCAGCAAGTATTTGGAAAAGACAGGAGACTGTGGTTCATCCCCGTTTTCACAAG CCAAGGGAATGGACACTACTTCCCCTTGAATCGGAGTGAGTGTCAGAACCCCTTACTGGCAAACgaggagatgtgggaggaatcagATGATGCCTCTGAAGAAGGAAGCTGGG TTGAGGATCAAGACCCTTCTGTTTCTGTAGAGATGGAGGACTAG